One stretch of Acidiferrobacterales bacterium DNA includes these proteins:
- the rbfA gene encoding 30S ribosome-binding factor RbfA, which produces MFDDGTRTSRCRKVGSVVHRELSSILQNRLADPRIGQITITEVSMSRDLKHAKVYVTSSEAPDNMERTLHSLNRAKSYIRHQLSANLDMKYTPAVSFLKDEVPERSRHVIGLIDNIANSES; this is translated from the coding sequence ATGTTCGACGACGGTACAAGAACCAGTCGCTGCAGGAAAGTCGGTTCTGTAGTGCATCGCGAATTGAGTTCTATTTTGCAAAACAGGCTCGCCGATCCCAGAATTGGACAGATAACGATTACCGAAGTCTCCATGTCAAGGGATCTGAAACACGCGAAAGTCTATGTCACCAGCAGTGAAGCGCCTGACAATATGGAAAGGACACTCCACAGTCTCAATCGGGCAAAGTCGTATATCCGCCACCAGCTGAGTGCGAATCTGGATATGAAGTACACACCCGCAGTTTCGTTTCTGAAAGATGAGGTGCCGGAAAGGAGCAGACATGTGATTGGCCTGATTGACAATATCGCCAACTCGGAATCATGA
- the infB gene encoding translation initiation factor IF-2, with translation MTESLKNLAESFEISEDRLIMLFEEAGVAGITGDSNITPMQKIKLVKSMQTGRVQIKTKKPSQSVESQGRTGAKREVKIEVVDGSVIVPRGIPAPLVDVPDTPKEKEEETTAEAEEQPPQGAQTEDQEAVAAPDEATEPTAGEQVKPETDEAPEEAAQADVQQPVEVPQPIIEKKEPGSGRKTPKKAKGKRKSAAKEDTARREQLHIARGRKKPSRDRVRRSKAPLSDDHQKKHRFTQPVDPIVVEVAVSDSNKITELAKAMSVKAPELIKKLFEVSQIVTINDTIDKDTANYLVEEMGHRPTEADSQDLEATLINLEADDREMHPRSPVVAVMGHVDHGKTTLLDHIRSTKVAEGEKGGITQHIGAYVVKTTKGSITFFDTPGHEAFSEMRVRGAKATDIVILVVAADDGVKPQTVEAINHARSANVPVIVAINKIDKDKSSPDKVLRELTEHDVIVEDFGGDVLYSPVSALRGTGVNELLEMVELQSEVLDLTAPTEGIASGVVIEARVDRGLGAVVTVLVQKGNLMIGNHVVAGVQKARVRTLRNDRGTKVKSAGPSTPVEIIGFQEIPAVGESFICVQDDKTAQQLIDYRNAGASKPGPGPIELTFGDSDSPKILNIVIKADVRGSAEALSTAIANLSNEEVEIRVIHSMVGGISKSDVNLATPADAIIIAFNVRAEATAKQEIDSNNIKVIYCGVIYDAIDAMKELIASNMKPVTVEEIIAQVEVREVFKFPKVGTIAGCYVSEGTVRNHLPVRVLRNNIMIHNGVIDSLRRFKNDVPEVKAGMECGIQVRNYHDIHTDDQLEIYQSKEVSHS, from the coding sequence ATGACGGAATCGCTTAAAAATCTCGCCGAATCATTCGAAATTTCCGAGGATCGGCTGATCATGCTGTTTGAGGAGGCCGGTGTGGCAGGCATCACCGGAGACAGCAATATTACGCCCATGCAGAAGATCAAGCTGGTCAAGTCGATGCAGACGGGCCGCGTGCAGATCAAGACCAAAAAGCCGAGCCAGTCAGTCGAATCACAGGGACGGACCGGCGCCAAACGGGAAGTCAAGATCGAGGTGGTCGACGGATCTGTGATCGTGCCAAGGGGCATTCCAGCACCTTTGGTTGATGTGCCAGATACACCCAAAGAGAAAGAAGAAGAAACGACGGCTGAAGCGGAGGAGCAACCTCCGCAGGGAGCGCAGACAGAGGATCAGGAAGCGGTTGCAGCACCCGATGAGGCCACAGAACCGACAGCTGGCGAGCAGGTGAAGCCTGAAACAGATGAAGCCCCTGAAGAGGCCGCGCAAGCCGACGTGCAGCAACCTGTGGAAGTGCCCCAGCCCATAATTGAAAAGAAAGAGCCGGGCAGTGGCAGGAAAACACCCAAGAAGGCCAAGGGAAAGCGAAAATCCGCCGCAAAGGAAGATACCGCCCGACGTGAGCAGTTGCACATCGCCAGAGGCCGGAAAAAGCCATCGCGGGATCGCGTCCGTCGCAGTAAGGCACCGCTCAGCGACGACCATCAGAAAAAACACAGGTTTACCCAGCCGGTCGACCCGATTGTTGTGGAAGTGGCGGTTTCTGATTCCAATAAGATTACGGAGTTGGCCAAAGCAATGTCCGTCAAGGCGCCCGAACTGATCAAGAAACTGTTTGAAGTCAGTCAGATTGTAACAATCAACGATACCATAGACAAGGACACAGCCAATTATCTGGTTGAGGAAATGGGGCACCGGCCGACAGAGGCGGATTCGCAAGACCTTGAGGCCACCCTGATCAATCTTGAAGCCGACGACCGTGAGATGCATCCGCGTTCGCCAGTCGTTGCGGTCATGGGACACGTCGACCATGGCAAGACAACCTTGCTGGACCATATTCGCTCAACCAAAGTTGCTGAGGGCGAAAAAGGTGGGATTACACAGCACATCGGCGCCTATGTGGTCAAGACGACCAAAGGCAGCATCACATTCTTCGACACCCCGGGACACGAAGCGTTTTCGGAAATGAGGGTTCGCGGAGCAAAGGCGACAGATATCGTGATTCTGGTGGTTGCTGCGGATGACGGGGTCAAACCCCAGACAGTGGAAGCGATCAATCACGCACGCAGCGCGAATGTGCCTGTTATCGTTGCCATCAACAAGATTGACAAGGATAAGTCCAGTCCCGACAAGGTGCTCCGGGAGCTTACCGAACATGATGTCATCGTGGAGGACTTTGGCGGAGATGTTCTTTATTCGCCGGTCTCCGCGCTCAGAGGTACGGGCGTCAATGAGTTGCTTGAAATGGTCGAGCTTCAGTCCGAGGTTCTGGACCTTACGGCTCCTACCGAAGGCATAGCCAGTGGAGTCGTTATCGAGGCCAGGGTCGATCGGGGTCTGGGGGCGGTCGTGACGGTGCTGGTGCAGAAAGGCAATCTCATGATCGGAAATCATGTGGTCGCCGGCGTTCAGAAGGCGCGCGTGCGAACACTTCGAAACGACCGCGGCACGAAAGTCAAGTCGGCAGGTCCATCGACACCGGTTGAGATCATTGGATTTCAGGAAATTCCTGCAGTTGGCGAATCTTTCATTTGCGTTCAGGATGATAAGACCGCACAGCAGCTGATCGATTATCGCAATGCCGGTGCAAGCAAGCCCGGCCCCGGGCCGATTGAGCTCACTTTCGGTGACTCGGACAGCCCGAAAATCCTCAATATAGTGATCAAGGCTGATGTTCGCGGTTCGGCAGAAGCCCTGTCGACAGCGATCGCCAATCTCTCCAACGAGGAAGTTGAGATAAGAGTAATCCATAGCATGGTCGGCGGTATCAGCAAATCCGATGTCAATCTTGCCACGCCGGCAGATGCGATAATTATCGCGTTCAATGTTCGAGCCGAAGCGACCGCCAAGCAGGAGATTGACAGCAACAACATCAAGGTCATTTACTGCGGTGTGATTTACGATGCGATCGACGCAATGAAGGAATTAATTGCAAGCAACATGAAACCGGTGACTGTGGAGGAGATCATTGCGCAGGTTGAGGTGCGCGAAGTGTTCAAGTTTCCAAAGGTCGGGACTATTGCAGGCTGTTATGTCAGCGAGGGTACCGTCCGAAATCACCTTCCGGTACGTGTATTGCGCAACAACATTATGATTCACAATGGGGTGATCGATTCCTTGAGAAGGTTCAAGAACGATGTGCCTGAAGTGAAGGCAGGAATGGAATGCGGCATTCAGGTCCGCAACTATCATGACATTCATACCGACGATCAGTTGGAAATCTATCAGTCCAAGGAGGTCAGTCACTCCTGA
- the nusA gene encoding transcription termination factor NusA, whose translation MDKSNIPTIVQALSDERNLDTEVIFEAVEDALAAAAKRQNILDIDARVSINRETGGFDTFRRWEIVEEEDENFSEDRHILLAKIKQTQPDAEAGQFIEEQIPSSALGRIAAQTTRQVILQKVREAERRQIYEQYTPLIGTMLFGSVRRAERLDSVVDVDSVEALLPRSCSIPKDGLRKGDRIRGILKDVRSDSRGPQLILDRTSPELLIELFKLEVPETREGLVEIKSAARDPGERAKIAVFSPDSKIDPIGACVGVRGTRVQSVSNEIAGERVDIVQWSPNAPQFVINALAPAEVESIAINNQTHSMDVVVAESQLSQAIGRSGQNVRLASQLTGWTLNIMNYEAAQEKRFKEDRAEIEKLMEQLDVDEDVAMVLVQNEYRTMLDIAYAEAEVLADIEQFDESLVAEIQNRATDAILKDEIAGVVKAEHNKPEPSLFEVEGVDEAMAGLLAANDILSREELADCSTYDLLDVIPNMDIELAGELIMSARAPMLEELENEEG comes from the coding sequence ATGGATAAGTCAAACATACCAACTATTGTGCAAGCCCTTTCCGACGAGCGGAATCTGGATACCGAGGTTATCTTCGAGGCGGTCGAGGACGCGTTGGCGGCCGCTGCAAAAAGACAGAATATTCTCGATATTGATGCCAGAGTATCGATCAATCGGGAAACCGGCGGCTTCGATACGTTCCGCAGATGGGAGATCGTGGAGGAGGAAGACGAGAATTTCAGTGAGGATCGCCATATATTGCTGGCCAAGATCAAGCAGACGCAACCGGACGCGGAAGCCGGGCAGTTCATTGAGGAACAGATCCCCTCAAGCGCGTTAGGACGCATCGCTGCTCAGACGACCCGCCAGGTTATCTTGCAGAAAGTCCGTGAGGCGGAACGTCGCCAGATCTATGAACAATACACGCCGCTTATTGGGACAATGCTGTTCGGTTCGGTACGGCGCGCCGAACGTCTCGACTCAGTCGTCGATGTCGACAGTGTCGAGGCGCTTCTGCCAAGGAGTTGCTCCATACCCAAAGACGGTCTGCGCAAGGGCGACCGCATTAGAGGGATCTTGAAAGATGTGCGCAGCGATTCCCGAGGCCCGCAGCTGATTCTTGATCGCACCTCTCCTGAACTGTTGATTGAACTGTTCAAGCTCGAGGTGCCGGAAACACGGGAAGGTCTGGTTGAAATCAAAAGCGCAGCCCGAGATCCAGGGGAAAGAGCGAAAATCGCCGTTTTCTCTCCTGATTCGAAAATTGATCCGATCGGTGCCTGTGTCGGTGTGCGCGGTACCCGGGTACAGAGCGTTTCCAATGAAATCGCCGGTGAGCGTGTGGATATTGTCCAATGGTCCCCGAATGCACCGCAGTTTGTGATCAATGCCCTGGCTCCGGCGGAGGTCGAATCGATTGCCATTAACAATCAGACACACAGCATGGATGTTGTTGTTGCGGAATCACAGTTATCACAGGCAATCGGACGCAGTGGACAGAACGTGAGACTGGCCTCCCAGCTGACAGGTTGGACGTTGAACATCATGAACTACGAGGCAGCCCAGGAAAAACGCTTCAAGGAAGATCGGGCGGAAATTGAGAAACTGATGGAACAACTGGACGTTGATGAGGACGTGGCGATGGTCCTGGTTCAGAACGAGTATCGCACGATGCTGGACATCGCCTACGCAGAAGCCGAGGTTCTGGCGGACATCGAGCAGTTTGACGAAAGCCTTGTCGCAGAGATCCAGAACCGGGCCACTGACGCGATCCTCAAGGACGAGATTGCCGGTGTGGTCAAGGCAGAGCACAACAAACCCGAGCCATCGCTTTTTGAGGTCGAGGGCGTGGACGAGGCCATGGCCGGTTTGCTGGCGGCAAACGACATCCTGAGCCGCGAGGAATTGGCTGATTGCTCCACATACGATTTATTGGACGTCATTCCAAATATGGACATTGAATTGGCCGGTGAACTGATTATGAGCGCACGGGCGCCGATGCTTGAAGAACTGGAGAACGAAGAAGGGTAA
- a CDS encoding ribosome maturation factor RimP, which produces MSNLIQTQHDWQGMLDEAVEGYGYELVHIELIGRGRSRVLRLYIDAPGGVDLDDCAFVSRQVGRLLDVEDPITGPYNLEVSSPGIERPLAKREHFVQAVGQWIDVSTWVQCKGRKNFLGQLLEVRDNDIVVLADGDNYSIDITGIRRARLKPDMGGLA; this is translated from the coding sequence TTGTCGAACCTGATACAGACACAGCACGACTGGCAGGGCATGCTTGACGAGGCCGTGGAAGGCTATGGGTATGAACTGGTGCACATCGAATTGATCGGTCGCGGGAGGTCCCGAGTACTTCGCCTGTATATCGATGCTCCCGGCGGCGTGGACTTAGATGACTGCGCATTCGTCAGCAGACAGGTGGGCAGGCTGCTCGATGTGGAAGATCCAATCACGGGTCCGTACAATCTGGAAGTCTCATCGCCTGGAATTGAACGGCCGCTGGCCAAGCGCGAACACTTCGTCCAGGCGGTCGGGCAGTGGATCGATGTTTCAACCTGGGTGCAGTGTAAAGGCAGAAAGAATTTTCTGGGACAATTGCTTGAGGTAAGGGACAATGACATTGTGGTGCTCGCGGATGGTGATAATTACAGCATTGATATCACTGGCATTCGTCGAGCCCGTTTGAAACCGGATATGGGAGGATTGGCTTGA
- a CDS encoding NHLP leader peptide family RiPP precursor yields MLNHVIDKSATDSDFRMKLVSDPKATISEELDITVPDSMTIVVHESDMQTVHIALPPDPNMTEEQLEAVSAGLCCCW; encoded by the coding sequence ATGCTCAACCATGTTATCGATAAATCCGCTACGGATTCCGATTTCAGGATGAAACTGGTTTCAGACCCAAAAGCTACGATCAGTGAGGAATTGGATATTACCGTACCCGACTCCATGACAATCGTAGTGCATGAGAGTGATATGCAGACCGTTCATATCGCTCTGCCACCGGACCCCAACATGACCGAAGAACAGCTTGAAGCTGTGTCAGCTGGTCTTTGTTGCTGCTGGTAA